The Glycine soja cultivar W05 chromosome 9, ASM419377v2, whole genome shotgun sequence sequence TAACAACAGCATTGTCTAATAATTGCATATACGAGAATGAGGCAGAGTGGGTTGACGTAGTCACGTTCCTACATTTGTTAAATGATTCTCTGTCCCCGACGGTGCTGCCCATGTCACCTTTTCTAtttcttaatttgattttagtatTAACATCACTGACATTCATGAACAACCTCTTCCCTTTTAacaattcttaatttcttcttgaattTTGTGAGACAGACACGGTTTTCTTGTATTTTGTTCTTCCGTCCCCaacattttgtttatgtttctCAAAACATATATGCTGTTTCCATTATGATTTTGTATTAACAACAATAAGTTGAGATAAAGAAGGAAATAacaaagcataaaaaaataggaaagaaagtAAAAGAAGGGTATGGTTATTGACttggtttaattaattaattaatgccaATATGTTTATTCTATCAAATCTCCTTTGTCAACACTCGACACCCACCTCGTGTCCTCGTCATCACTTTGTTATGTAttcttagtatttttatttttgtgaattaCAACCGAAACCCCTCTTATAAAAATCTATACATATTTGCAACTTAATAGAGTACATGCATTAGTATGTTTttcctcatttttattttcacctcAAACAGAAAATGACAAGTtaggaagagaaaagaaaacaacgTTAAGGACTTAAGAAAGCGTATCTACGGAGTCAAAAGTGGGAATTGGCACTCTCGTTTATTGTTTATGTTATGTTCTTCCTGAACCATTCACTGTCGTATGTAAAAGTAAAATTACAGGAATTCTACCAAACATCTAGTTTTTTAAACTTCCTTTTTCTGAAATTGGCTCTAGAAGTCTAATCTTAACGCTGTGAGTCTCTAACACATTATAAGTTATTATTCTGAATTATACATATTTAATATGAAGTAATTGATCTATATGTCAAAATGCACATGGTGTATATGCGCATAAATATGAagtaggttaaattagtttattacttgcctaatttattatttaaatttattttgattctttaattttcaaaacggattcaatttgatcatattttttaaattaaattaataatattaagaaatatatattttatgatgatttaaaatcactcaataatatttttaaatcgtcacaaaatataattttttaacaccATTGAcacaattaatataataagatcaaattcaatcgatttaaaaaattaaaagattaaattaaaaaaaaaactaaataaccaaattgaataaaaaaactaatttatcctATAAAATATTGTCGTCATTAATTAATACCTGTCAAACTGTAATCAAGACGTTATAGTTCATTTAAAAGTTGAACTAACCCAACCTTCATATAAGACGGCTAAAATGGTTTGGACCAACTCAAAAACCCTTTAGGTGAAACATACGTCCCAAAGGCTTGTCTTCCATGCAAGTGAAAACCATGTTCAATAAATTTAGGGAGATAAATGATGTGatcataattaaaatggttAGGTTTGAATATCATTTTCAGAAATTGAAGGTTGACTTACAGTTCACAGACATATCTAGTAGCTAGGAATAAACATGGAACAAGGGTTTGATTTTGAATTCAGAATCGTTGAGACTTGAgggaaataataattaaagattaaataaaaaaatatttattttttggattatacttttagaaataagagcacaaagaaaacatgggactttttttttttttgtaaaggcaTAGAAAGTAAGTTTGATGCAATTGATGTAAGTGTTGGGATTAGGCTTCATTCAATTTCAACTAGAATTCCTAATGTACTTAAATATTGGTTTATTAGGCAATTAAACCTATATTCTTAATGGAGAACTCCTTCTTtagattaaagtaaaaaaaataatactaataaacaTTAGGATTGGAAATCCCTAATGATAGTAAGAATCCAATAACTATCCTTACCCTAAAAGATTATAGGATTCTTGTCTTAAAGCACACATATAGAgcaaaatttcattaaagattaaaaaaccgTCACAACATAAGGTTGATAaagttttatgaaataataagcCCAAACACACAGGGATATGGAAATTAAACTTTATTAATAATCGAcctaaatcaattcataaataataaatttcattataattCACTTAACTTTGGCAAAAAGAGATTTAGTTAGACATAGATGATAGATaggataaacaaaaacaaaaaataattccaTAAGTCACAAACTCTAAGATATATCCAAAAATGCAAACCGTGATgactggatttttttttcttgttacaaAATATCcctataaaattttcttcaCCTCTTTTATATGGGTTTGAGACGGCCACTTATTATATAGGAGGGAGATGCCAAGCATCTTCAaccagtatatatatatatatatatattattttcttgacTGATAGTTAGTTAATATATAACAAacgtagtatttttttaaagtatgcATGGTAATACATATAGCCCACTAGTCAACGGTTTAGAAATGAGAATCCCCTCTATTTAGAAATCTAATACCGCGTGGAAAATACAGCTATACAAATAGTGGCAAAGTCATGATATGCCAATTGGAAGTGTACTTGCCAAGCATTGTTAGATAATTTAGAGCAAAGTTTCAAGTCCTAGTAGCAAACAAAAGATAGTAAAGTTTTTGCCTTTTGGCCTATTCAAATTAATTGTGAAATTGACCATACAAACTTTAATTTTCCTTAGCTAATTAAGCAGTTTTCTTTTGCAATTAGGAAAGAgtagttttttcaattttgataaacATAGTTAAAAGGAAAATGCCAAACCAAAGGCTAGCAGAAGATTCCACCACCGACATCCATGTGTGCCCGCTCGTGATTACTTTATTCCTTTCTTCAGTTATTTTATGGCAATTTATTTGCTGTTCGAACATTGTACTTTTCTTGTTATGCTTGCTATATTTACAGAATCCCGTGGAAACTGCAAAGGAGAAGAGAATGTGAGTGCCAGATACAGGGCAAATAAATTCTAAGTTGTTTGAAATCCATTAAATTATTAAGCATGCAGATTAGTCCCtaatttagtaaattaaaatttttcgaTAAATTAGTCTctgatcagaaaaaaaaaatcatttgtataATAAAGTGTAATGTTAAGTATGATATTGTTACCAATGCCATCTTTTTTACTTTTGCCTTAtatcttcatctttttttataGGTCAATTTCTAATATGGTTGGTCAAGTGTTTTCAGTAATCGAAGTATGTTATGTATAGCTTTTCTACTCAAATCCAACTAAGGTTTCTTTTTTTGACTCCCTATAGACTATTACACCTACTTTGCCACAATCGTTGCAACTTGAAGTTGAACCACCCTAATCAACgatctaaaaaaaaagattgccTAATTCTTATGTTTTCATAGTCTTAAATGCGTTTTTGTCTCTATAAAGATATCAAGCTAGTgttcttcaaaatttaaattgactttttttttataaaaagccaAATTAAGTGTACTATTGGAGTCATTATCATAGTCCGTTGATGTTCACATGTCAAATATCaattattacaattttaattatataaaataaatatttgtccaCTGTAATTCACGTACTAAAATACTATACTAAttatgcaacaacaaaaaaaaatattctaaatattattaaatgacttcgtaaaaaaactattattaaaAGACAATATCACATTTCAGTATTTGATATTTATGATAGTTATTATATTATAGCTAAGGACAGAAAGtgttcagttttattttatttttggaaggcaaagagACATATACTACTGTCAAGCCAAAACAAAATTACAGAAGATATATCAGTCCAAGATAATCAGAAAATTCAACTAGCTTAATTCACTGTTATCCCACCCAAAATTTCTGCAAAACTTAGGTACGAGGAAAACCCACATGAACTCTAATTTCTTATACAAAgtgttcaaatttaaaaataagaaacagaaattagattttaattttaaaaattaaaaacagaagtttatatatatatatatatatatatatatatatatatatatatattatttatgaaaactaaaatcatatttatattatgatatctGAAGTTTGTCTCTCGTAGAAATTTGTCACGAACTGACAAGAAGCAACAAAACTATGTCTGACATGTCACAAAAGCAACGATAATTAAAAGGTGACTAAGAAGTGGAACTCTGCCAGAATTATGAGCTATAATTAATATCCGAATGAGGTGGGGTGTAGTTTCGTTAATATACCATTACTCACGAACTCTAAGACATGTAGTTGTTGAGATATCttgattcatatttgttttgtgGTTTAATTTATTCAGTGTTAGATCGTTAGCATTGAAcctttgaattttaaataaacttatttttaatttaaattatattcagTCCTAATCCACTGAAATTGAAGGCTGAATATATTCTTATAcactaaaaatatttagaagAGTTGTGTCTTAAAAACACACTACACAAGCTACAAAAACGAATCTACTATAAAATGACTCTTTATTAAGTCAGACGCACTCTACCTAATTCAGGTTCTGtcatattaaaattcaaaattcttaAGTGTAGAACTAACTAACTTCCCTTGTAATATTATAccttttaatttcaatgttGTATAGGAATTTTTTTTCAGCACCTTTCATGGTTTGGATTTatgaaaaatctaattaaacctattattaatctattttgtaaaattttatttcaaattcgaactactttttttttataaaaaaaacaacaacatatAGCTGTCATCCAGACGTTGTATAACTTGCATATATAGAACCACAAAGAGATAAATGAGGTGTAATCAAAACAATATATCTATTCAACAATTTGTGATGGAACTCGAATTCATTTCGTTAATTTGCTCAATGtttatgtataaataatttcgattaaaaaaataaatcttagtTAATTGCACATGTAAGTTACATATCCAAACAATTTGTTCATTGCTCAAACTcctcttaaattttaattacaattctCTTTTATAAAATCTTAATAAGATAGTGTCGGTTAAAGTATTTCTATAATTTACtaaaaatgatcaattttaatagattttattcctcatttaatataaataaaaaaaataagattattaaatgagaaataaaaccaacaaaaataatattttttaataaattttgatcaatcatagaaaatgtttaaaaaagcGTGTAAAATAAAGTGTTGCTagcatttttgtttatattacaATATGTGTGGATGGGAAgtgttattaaaaatatatttttaacacattcttaaaaaaataataagttatttaatttaatcggCTTTAATTCGTTCCACCCCATTGAAATATTCcgatattttacttttaatttgtatttatgAATCTTCAAGTACTAgtgtaatttaatatattaatttttaatatatattcatttttatagGAATATGAATTAGTTAAAAGGAAATTATAAATAAGGAATGAGAGGGTATTTTCTTGTGGGGGGGAGAAAAAGGCTAAAAAAAAACGGCTAATTCTAAATTCTGTCCCTGATAGTGACCGAGATCAAATCAAGACAGATTTGGAACCTCATGTGCCATAAGGACATAATGGTccctaacaaaaattaatgttCCTCTACTGCTCTACAATTTCTTTTCTGGTTAAAACTAGTTGCAAAGGAATACTTTTATTCACTATTCCAATGACCAaactaataaatatgaaaagatAAGTCAGAGATAGTCTGAAAGAAATTATGGAAGGTATAGGACCTGTGAAAATGATTTTGATTACATATTTAGCACGAAGCTGTTTGCATGGCCAAGCTCAATTGgccaactaaaaaataaaaaacagaaaatctAAAATTGAACTAAGTCTTTGTTTGTTCGTTTGTAACCATTGATGCGAACAAGAAAAACCATAGATACATTTTGTTCTCGGGGCACTGGTTCCActtcttaaaatgttttaatacaaAAGATAGGCTTAGAATTTAAAggaatataaataactaaatgaTCTGACATGGGTATCAACCTACAagacactattagaaaatatacttTCAACATTGATGTTACATTTCTGAATGCAAAGATGACGGTGCTGAAGGCTGTAAAACGACATAGTTCAAACTAATTAAAGAGAGAAATTAAGAGCTATAAATTAAAAGACGAAAGATATGTAACATTGGAAGGAACAAAGAAACGTGTAGTTAGAGGCTAGACAATGACGTAGCAACTTCTTGattgttttcatttcatttcagtCCAAAGTCTAAAAACTcttaattttccttttccttttataaaTCACCATATGGGCACTTGCCCATGTGCATGCATGTATTAGCCATGTGAAAATTAAATGAGATGATAGAAAAAAGTGGGATTTTGGAGAATGAGACCAAACAAGTATTCCTATTCACACTATTACGTCATGCAGTTAGTTACTGATGTAGCTAACATGCatgaatattattatatgtacCTATCTAGAATGTAGAAGTTTTTATTACCTTATTTTATCAAAAGTGGGATTGGGTTGAatgtcaccttatgattttttctcaaaaggacctaatgtatttttattttttttgacaagGACCTAATGCATGTTTGGTTATATatagttttaacttttttttagcaatgatttttttaaaaaaaaacttttaatgaaGCAGCTTAAAAAACCAGTTAGAAGTTTTAAGTGATATaatatgttctttttttagGAGTGAATGATGATGTGCTCTATTGCTTAATTGCCtaaattaattgtttaaaataatataaaatgaaatgaattttgattgtaacaaaaaatattaataaaaaagatataaaaaatggtACATAAtccattcattttattaaatatctctctttttcttctaaattacggatataaaataaactagtctcgatcttttttatttcatcataaaatatttaaacaataaaatgataaatttattcccTTTTATTCTATTTCAGTCATTACACTTAGAACAAATTATACCCATATCTGTGTGGTTTTTTCATATTATtgcatatgatatttttatggatttcttttattcataaaaattaaaaataagttttagagGTTCTTAATAACTCAAGTATATTGCTTACTCAATTAAGataaatttcttatatttttatatttttaatgtcttATTTATAGAGATACAATAATGTaatgtgttttttaaataataatattgtcgATGTAATCTATggcacaaaatttaattaaaaggacaaaaaaaatctctacaatagtaaaaaaaagtgctgaatttttttatacctataaatataaaatatttaattgacatttttattttctctttattttttattaaattatatcattttccATATTTACATTTCTGTCTTTTTCCAGAATAATGTGCTCTTAcgtctaatttatatatatatcacatcgAAGGATTTCCACCTTAAGCTATCTCAGGAGAAAAGACTGATAAGATAGAGTCTTTTAGATATTTCTTAtaccaacaacaataataataataataataaatatttaataataagatCTATAACATATCTCTTTCTCTTCACCTCAAGATGGCATATGAATATGATCCCTATAGAAAGTCACGTGTTAAGGACACATTCGGCTGGACCACACCATCAGTGTGTAAACCACGTATTGTTACAATGGTACAAGAcaactgttttttatttttatatatttttagtctataGGTGACATgtacctttttttattatttagtatttgagtaaaaaaatatttataatatgattaaattatcTTTAGTAGAACTTTTTAATTGTATACATGAGACTTAAGTTTAAAACTTTATTCGATGAACCAACCTATGGTTGGTGATCACTGATCAGCTACAACAGTTTGGATATATCTTATTAAACAAGCGAATAATATTGCAGTAAAGAAGTAGGATACTATGCTCACTGAGAAAAAGGTGCATGGGATATTCATTGGGACATTGTAATgatcatttattaattattatatgtacTTGATCGTGAAAGCCACATCCACACCTATATTTGCACACTTTCAATTTTTTCCATGACTACGTACTATATGATTATTCCATGTCTACGTACTCACATAGATAATGATTTTAAGctggaagaaaaataaacaaaagaaacgccttttctttttctcgatTTTTGGCAaatcttttttaattactatatatatttttagattagatATTTCCATGAAGCTGTTTAAGCCcctcaaatttcattttcaccTCAAACTCAATTTGATTTAACGTTAGATTGAACACATTCCTATACATTTTTTGtgagaaataagattttaaaactTTTGATTCAACAATTGTTTGAGACTCTCAACCGTAAATAAAATATGCACCCGTGAACAATTTGATTTAGATCATTagctcaatttaatttttttattatgttacatttatttatttatttatttcatacacaaataaaattaagaacaaaTTATAACAACACCcctaaaattttatcaaattacatATAACTCCACCCTTTATAATTTTCCTATGCTAACatctttaagtttttttttttattcgaaTCCCCTCTAAGTTTAAAAACATAATACTAACATTCCCTCATAATCTTACTAACACATTTTGCTTAATAAACAACTTAGCACAACGTTaacaaaaaataggaaaaaacccataagaatgtttttttttcacataactattttatatgaaaatcatgtataattttttcatttccaATTTGCTAGTATACCAAAAGTCATCCTTTAAGAAGGGTACAGTGTAGTAGGAAAGGAAGGATAGGTGAAAAGGGCATATCCTATCTCTGCCTGCCACAGCAGATGAGATACCCAATCAGGGAAGAAATTCTCTACTTTCCGTTAAGTTGGATTTTAATGCTGAGAACGATAGGAATTCCAACTAGTTATGTCCTACATGGACATAAAACAAACATAGTTCATTTCAAGGACGTTACAGATTTAAATTTTGGGTTTTGTCAATGTTCAGTGATTGTGAGACGTAAATTTAATGAGCAAATTGCAGTAGCTTTTCccaaaatttattctaattatacataatttctctcatttttttcatcttacATAAAATTCCCTAACTTATTCATTTGCATTACAGTAGCACCCGTTCCTTCTTAAATACCGTTAAGTTCTATGATCACGTGATATAGGCAcatgtttttgttaaaaaagtcTATCCCGAAAATGCCACCATCTTCTTCAATCttcgttaattttttttttttcttgctgtAAGTGTGAAACTCCCAAGTACTTCGTTGTCAGCTTGGATGATTTATCTTCATGTGATTTAGGATCTAACACAAGTGCATAAGTGTTACTATAATCATTGtcatttcaaatgaaaatttctTACAATTGGGCCTCAAATTCTGAACTTGAAAAGTCAGATAGATATAGCTtcagaaacataaaaaatacaagaccaaaagcaacaaaaatttgagaaccaatattttgttaatttttataagcaAATCAGAGAATATATTGCATGTAGTACCTCGAAAGTACAAAAAAGTATTACCCATGAATTACATTCGTATACTAACACTCCCTCCCTTAACACTGGTCCAGACAATTTGgtcattcaatattaaattaaaaaactcaCTTAACACTGGCAGCTGTGGAGTGCTAAAGAAATGATTTCAGAATGAAGGGTACATGTGTAATTAATGAAAAGCTCAAGAAAAGTTTCattaatttacttaaatttaattgaccCTAGAAGAAATGTGCCATTCAAATCGTCATTTTATTTGTCTCAAGAACACAACGAAAATTCGTCGTTTACAGTAGCTTTTGCAATGCAGCCGGATTTAGATTAGTTTTTAAGCAAATAACCATTTGATTTCATCATAAGGTACCATTTGATTTCACTTATCACGTCTAAATTATAGATAATCAAAATAGACTTAAAATGTCTTAAAAAGAATAACACTGAAAGAAAGTAATACACATCTTAATAAGATAATGAAATTGTAAAAGTTGATACAATgattccataatttttttactcataCGTGTATGATTGCATGGTAATTTTTAaaccaatttttaaaatgatttgacaATTTTCAGTTTATCTAGTTCAATTTTAACAGttcacataaaattaaattgatttaaaatatgCCTAATCCTTTGTGTGTCCAGTTGCTGAGAGGAGCTTATGGCTAGTTTGATATTTTTGGTACTAATACTGTTTTAACGAATCCAAAGTCCAAGTGCAAGCTAATGTGCCTACATTGTTTTTATGGGAACCCCATATGTAGAGTGGACTGTATCCATTACAATTTTATCAGGTTTACTTTTTCTAGTACAGATCTATTTTTCACTTTTAGATAACGTAACTCGAATTATGAATTGATCTCAAATCGAAAGGTGTATTGCTAATGAAAACTTCAGTTCTTCGCATTTGTTCTTGGTGTATATACTTCACGATCCTTCTTTTTATGTATTGTGCCTTTTTTTGGCGTCTTGATGAACTTTTCATTGTCTAGGCCATCAATGAACTGATGTCTGATTTGATGGATCTGGGCCTTGTAGACCAGTCCAAAACAAGATACATTACTTATTTTTGTATAGATAATACAACACCATGGATCTCTTATCTTTCGTATGCTCTTTTATAGTGCAATAGAATCGAAGAGTTAAGCTAAAACATATAATCTTTTCAAACGTTAAATGCAATGGCAATCAAGTGCAAGGTACTTGATCGAAATCTcagaaaatatgaataatttaagACGAACTCAACTTTTATCAGAATTAAGCGATCAATTCTCCATATACATTTCTGCATGCATCGTAACAGCATGTCTTAATTTCTGTTCAAGTTATACATAGCTCATAAGGatcttatttatattaatcaattttattacaattccagttcatcAATATGTTCAAATAGAACCTGAATGGATTTCTTTCCAATCTTTATAGATCAATAACACACGCCAGCAGTTGAAGTTGAACCAGTATCCTTCACAGGAAGTGACGACTTGAGGACCATTCCTTCAGCACCACAGTGATTGGCCCTAATATCACCAAGTTGCATGGGACTATTATAGCTTTCCATGCTGCATACTGTCTCTGTTTTCACTTTTCCCATCTCAACAGCTATTGTTTTCAGCCGGATTCGCTCAGCTCTTGAGCCAATAACTTGTCCAAGTATAGAAGCTGCAATGGTCAGTGCCATTGCTGATTTAGGCATCACCACTGACTTCCGAAGCATGGCTATAAAGGGAACAGCAGCATGCACGGCTACAAACCAAGATAATGAAAATTTCTTGGTATGCTCCTTCCACATGCCAAAGGGCACATTAACCGCCATGCCTAACGCTGCAATAACAAGCATTTTTGCAGGAAGAGGCTGAGGGCGCATGTTTTTCACAAAGGTTGTACGGGCAAGGGCAGCCCTTGCAGCAACAATTGCTTGTGGACATCTAAGCTTCACTCCACTCGGTGGCCGAAAAGCTGTTGCAACAAGGGGTAGAACATTGCTTACAGCTCTATAAGACTTGGCAATTGGGCAAGTTCCTTTGGCCAACCATTCATTTCCAAGTGCCTCATGCTTTGATACATCTCCATTCTGAAATGAAGCTCACCCGAGTAAGAAAAATCAATGCAACTCATGTTTTTGAAGTTACTTAAACTAGTTCACAATAATTAGTAAGCAACAGGAAAAGAAAATCATGAAGCACATCAAAATTGTCCTGTGATCACAAACGCTGACAGCAAAATTATTGCAAGTCAGATGGGTgtaaatttatcaaaatgatAGACAATGATGAAATGCTAATTGACACAATGGATTTCCTTTCTACAAACATGCCGCCTATCAGTGTGTgtgtgaaacaaaaagaaaaaggaaaaaaagaaaataaagaacaaatgTTTACCTGAGGTGAGTATTCCTTTTTATTTGATGATTCGGAATTCTTCTGCTTCTTCCATTTCTCAGAAAAATTCCAAAAACTAAATGGGCCACCTGGTCCAGACAGACTTATGGAGGCAGCTCTTCCTGCCAAAGGGTTGAAAACAGGCAGAGAATCTGCTTCTGTGCTGCCATTGTGAAAGTCAGATTTCTCAGATAGGGGAATGACTCCATCCTTCCCATGAAATAGCTTAAATGCCATGCCAAAACTAGGACCATCTTCAAATATAGGACCCTTGGATCCATGAACCTAAATATTGAAGAAAATTAGCTAAAATATTGACCCAAATTTGAACTACTGAAATACAAGATAGGTAGAAAGGGATAAATAACTCACAGGAATGGAGATTTTAGTTGAGGAGAAAGAGAAGTTTGTAGGTTCATTGATGTTTCTTAAAAACGGACACCGTTGGATGTCTTTCACATCAAAGGGACACTCAGATCCATCCCTGTTCATTCCCTTAAAAAAGAAGTCCATTGCCTGCTTTTGCTGAAAAAATTTCTTCtagaaacaaggaaaaaaattaagacagagaaataaatccatatgccaTGAAATATAAGACAGAGAAATGAAACAACTAAAAGGAGTAAATTTATGCCAGTAGCATCAATGAAGCTACTATAAAGGGAACAAAAACTTCAAGGGGAAGAGAATGGATTGATCCATCTATCAATCTTTGTCTTATAAGTTAAACAACAAATCAAATGTGTCTTGGACACCCATCGCAAATTTTGCAGAAAAAACATGGAAGCTATAATTACTAGCTTCTCTGTAAGCATGAAAAAACACATCCCAAACGTGGAACCAAACAAGCTAGAATATCATGTGCTTTGTCCACAAAGAAGCTAAAAGTAAAAAAGCCAATTCAGACATATCAGAAGGGAATGAGATCCGGGTTTGCAGTTCACAATCCCAATTCCCaccattaaaatttaattatatactataaatttatcatttagtaAAATTAATCAGTTATCTTCAAAACTGTAAGAGAATCTCAATCCTACCAGAAGAACTGAAGAAGTTAGAAACAACAAGGTATCATTTCAAAATTGTTCCTTGTTCacgttagaaaaataaaaatgccatAGTACAACAAATCTCAATTACCGCAATACACAATTCATCCCATTAAATTGTGCTATAATTAAAAAGGATCGAGTGCCCTAGGACATTGGTTAAGgaactaaaaggaaaaaatatttatggtaAAAATCATAAGATGACGTGAAAAAAGTCATGGATTGTGCATCCcaataaaaatctttttttcctttttccttaacCAAAATGCCCTAAGGGTTGGCATTTGGAAGATTCTGGACAATACACATACACTGTTACAAATGCACATGCAGTAGAATAAATAATCATGATTAAAAACTATTTAAGGCCAGACTAATGCCTACCAAACAATCAATTGCAAAATTATGGGGAAAATGTCGAAATTCTGAGGCACGAAAATATTGATGAATTTGAACCCTAACAAAAGTATGATTCCGTTTCCCTCCTcaaatagagaaagaaagacgaTTGAATTCAGAGAAGGAAAAGTACGCTACCGAAAATCGAAAGAgttggaagagagagagagaagaagaagaagaagtaccGTAATCAGAGAAGAGAACTGCCAAGACGTGTGGCTGCCACAGACACGTGAGAAAGGGAAGAGAAGGGTTTTAAAAG is a genomic window containing:
- the LOC114424945 gene encoding uncharacterized protein LOC114424945, with the translated sequence MDFFFKGMNRDGSECPFDVKDIQRCPFLRNINEPTNFSFSSTKISIPVHGSKGPIFEDGPSFGMAFKLFHGKDGVIPLSEKSDFHNGSTEADSLPVFNPLAGRAASISLSGPGGPFSFWNFSEKWKKQKNSESSNKKEYSPQNGDVSKHEALGNEWLAKGTCPIAKSYRAVSNVLPLVATAFRPPSGVKLRCPQAIVAARAALARTTFVKNMRPQPLPAKMLVIAALGMAVNVPFGMWKEHTKKFSLSWFVAVHAAVPFIAMLRKSVVMPKSAMALTIAASILGQVIGSRAERIRLKTIAVEMGKVKTETVCSMESYNSPMQLGDIRANHCGAEGMVLKSSLPVKDTGSTSTAGVCY